One genomic region from Nitrospira sp. encodes:
- a CDS encoding nucleotide pyrophosphohydrolase: MTALLEFRRKRDWEQFHKPKELASALTIEASELQEVFQWKTDEEVTRLLSSSSREKVLDEIADVAIVLSYLCHDLGIDLNAAVLSKLQKNEAKYPVERSYGNAKKYDER, translated from the coding sequence ATGACAGCCTTGCTGGAGTTTCGGCGCAAACGAGACTGGGAGCAATTTCATAAGCCCAAAGAACTTGCGAGTGCGCTCACCATTGAGGCTAGTGAGTTGCAGGAAGTGTTTCAGTGGAAAACAGACGAGGAGGTGACGCGCCTTCTTAGCAGTTCTTCGCGAGAGAAAGTGTTGGACGAGATCGCCGACGTGGCGATCGTCTTGTCTTATTTGTGCCATGACTTGGGCATCGATTTGAATGCGGCAGTTCTCTCGAAGCTTCAAAAGAATGAAGCCAAGTATCCCGTTGAGAGGTCCTATGGTAACGCTAAGAAATATGACGAAAGATGA
- a CDS encoding HNH endonuclease, with translation MKFYVGVTDNKWFEFLASRKPDEVNFWRPGGTGSFQAIPPGAPFLFKLHSPDNFIVGGGFFVKHSNVPLSLAWEAFGEKNGAVSLESLRALIDKFRSNKPREHDPVIGCTILANPFFLPRQDWMSAPSNWAPSIVQGKSYETDESIGAGVWAEVQARLRMGDAVKPPVLEGGASRQAEEVARYGAEFLTRARLGQGAFRVLVTDAYTRRCAITGERTLPALEAAHINPFAKSGPNQTANGLLLRSDLHKLFDLGYLSVTPDLAVEVSRKIKEEFDNGRDYYALHGRKLVVVPPTVKDRPSVQFLAWHNSNVYLG, from the coding sequence ATGAAGTTCTATGTCGGCGTAACAGACAACAAGTGGTTTGAGTTTCTTGCCAGCCGAAAACCTGATGAGGTCAATTTCTGGCGTCCCGGCGGAACCGGCTCATTTCAGGCAATTCCGCCTGGCGCGCCTTTTCTTTTCAAATTGCATAGCCCTGATAACTTCATAGTTGGGGGAGGTTTTTTCGTCAAACACTCCAACGTGCCGTTGTCCTTGGCATGGGAGGCGTTCGGAGAAAAGAATGGCGCTGTATCTCTTGAATCTCTGAGGGCGCTGATCGACAAATTCCGATCAAACAAGCCTCGCGAGCATGACCCCGTTATCGGCTGCACTATCTTAGCCAACCCATTCTTTCTTCCAAGGCAAGATTGGATGTCTGCCCCATCCAACTGGGCGCCGAGCATTGTCCAAGGCAAGAGCTATGAAACCGACGAGTCCATTGGCGCTGGAGTATGGGCTGAAGTTCAGGCCAGGCTTCGTATGGGTGACGCGGTAAAGCCTCCAGTGCTAGAGGGTGGCGCTTCACGGCAGGCCGAAGAGGTGGCTCGATATGGTGCTGAATTCTTAACAAGGGCAAGACTGGGCCAAGGAGCCTTTCGGGTACTTGTCACAGATGCTTATACTCGACGGTGCGCCATCACAGGCGAGCGTACTCTTCCTGCGCTTGAGGCCGCTCATATCAACCCGTTCGCGAAATCTGGTCCAAACCAGACGGCTAATGGTTTGTTGCTTCGTTCTGATCTGCACAAGCTGTTCGATCTTGGCTATCTCTCAGTGACTCCAGATTTAGCGGTCGAAGTGAGCAGGAAGATCAAAGAAGAGTTTGATAACGGCAGGGACTATTACGCCCTCCACGGCCGAAAGCTCGTAGTTGTCCCGCCGACGGTTAAGGACCGCCCTTCAGTTCAGTTTTTGGCATGGCATAACAGCAACGTGTATCTCGGGTGA